The following DNA comes from Methanocella sp..
AAGGCCCCACTGAGATTTGGTACACCACAGTGGTCACCGAGAGATAATTCACCACAGTGGTCCACAGAGGCCACAGAGGACGATTTATTATTCACCACAGAGGTCACCGAGAGATAATTCACCACAGTGGTCCACAGAGGCCACAGAGGATTTTTAAAATATGTCACAGAGGCATCACAGAGGTACGCAGAGCCTATCAACTGGTCGGGGTCTGCGAGGGGCGAGCGAAGCGAGTCCCCTTCAGCATATAAAAGAAACCTCTGTGGCCACTGTGAACCTCAGTGGTGAATAATAAAAACCCTCCGTGACCTCTGTGGTAAAACCCATCGTGACCTCTGTGGTAATATCCAAAGACTTAATAATATTGAGCATCCATAAGTCAAAACACTACCGCTGTCAAGGTGGAACGAACATGAAGGTCCTTATAACCGATCCTATTTCCGACGAAGGCATCAAGATATTGAAGGCAGAGCCCGGCGTGCAGGTGGACGTCGAGACGAAGCTCACGAAGGAGCAGCTTATCGAGAAGATCAAGGGCTACGACGCTCTAATCATTCGAAGCGAGACGCAGGTCACGAAGGACGTCATCGGGGCCGCCGATTCATTAAAGATCATCGGCCGCGCCGGCGTGGGCATCGACAACGTCGACGTGCCGGCCGCCACCGCCAAGGGCATCATCGTGGCCAACGCCCCGGAGGGTAACACAATCGCGGCTTGCGAGCACACCATCGCCATGATGTTCGCCCTGTCCAGGAACATCCCGCAGGCGAACGCCTCGCTCAAGGGCGGCAAGTGGGAGCGCAGCAAGTTCATGGGCGTCGAGGTATTAGGAAAAACGCTGGGGGTCATAGGCATGGGCCGCATCGGCGGCGAAGTGACGAGGCGCGCCCGGTGCATGGGCATGGAAGTGCTCGCGCAGGACCCGTTCACCACGCCCGAGAGAGCCCGGGACCTCGGCGCGAAGCTGACGACCCGCGAAGAGATATACCAGAAGGCCGACTACATCACGGTCCACACGCCCCTCATACCCGAGACCCGGCACATGGTCTCCACGCCCCAGTTCGACATGATGAAGAAGGGCGTCCGGATCATCAACTGTGCCAGGGGAGGCATTATCGACGAGGCCGCCCTTTTAGAGGCGATCAAGTCTGGCAAGGTCGCCGGAGCGGCGCTGGACGTGTTCGAGAAGGAGCCGCCCGTGGGCAGCCCGCTGCTGGAGCAGCCCAATGTCATCGTGACGCCCCACCTGGGCGCGTCCACCAAGGAAGCCCAGATCAGCGTGGCGGTCATCATCGCCGAGCAGGTGCTCAACGCGTTCAAGGGACTGCCGGTCACCACGGCGCTCAACATACCGATCATGAAGCCGGAGACCATGGAGAAGATCAAGCCGTTCCTGCCGCTGGCGGAGAACCTCGGCAAGTTCACGGCCCAGATGGTGGACGGCCACATCAAGGAGATCGACGTCGTCTACAGCGGCGATATCGCCGGCAAGGACGTTTCACTTGTGACGCTAGCCGTGGTCAAGGGCCTGCTCGACGTGAAGAAGGGCGAGCTGGTCAACTATGTCAACGCCAAGGCCATTGCAAAGGACAATGGGATCAACGTCGTCGAGTCGAAGTCCGGCCAGGCGGGCGACTACACCAACCTCATTACGGTGACCGTAAAATCGGACGGCATGCAGCGCAAGGTGCAGGGCACCATCTTCGGCAACAATGACGCCCGCATCGTGGGCATCGACGACTACCGCATCGAGGCCATTCCCGCGGGCTACATGATCGTGACCATGCACAAGGACAGGCCGGGCGTCATCGGCAACGTCGGTACCATCCTTGGCAAGAACGACATCAACATCGCCGGCATGACCGTGGGCCGCGAGGCCGTCCGGGGCGAGGCCATCATGATCCTCAACGTGGACGATGCCGTGCCCCAGCCCGTACTGAAGGAAATGATCGAGAAGGCCGGGCTCTACGACGCCCGCTACGTGAAGCTGTAAAAGAAGCGGGGCTTTTAGCCCCCATTATTTTTATGTTTCTTTAATGAGTATTACAGGTTATCGACTCATGCTGGCTGGTATCGGTTTCACCACAAAGGCTCGATGGCCCGGAAGCCCACAGAGTTTCTTTTAAATGTTTCGCTGATGCGAATTCGAGCAAGTTACAAAGGCCACAGAGCCCGGTTCATTGGGTTATAAGGATCAAAGGATACAATGGCACAATGGAATGAACATGAAATCACTTTTGCCATAGTGCCATTGTCCCTTTTGTGTCTCTAAACCCAAGAAGCGGGCTTAGTGTTCCTCGTGCCTTGCATCTAAAAAATCTCTGTGGGCCTCCGGGCCATCGAGCCTTTGTGGTGAAAAAACGAGAGGGCTGTACATGAGTCGCAGGCCATAATAAAAAAGTTAAAACTTATCATTTTAATATTCCGGTGAAGAACATGACTTCCCAGGCCTCGTATATGGCGGCGACCGCCAGGATGATGGCCACGGGGA
Coding sequences within:
- the serA gene encoding phosphoglycerate dehydrogenase, coding for MKVLITDPISDEGIKILKAEPGVQVDVETKLTKEQLIEKIKGYDALIIRSETQVTKDVIGAADSLKIIGRAGVGIDNVDVPAATAKGIIVANAPEGNTIAACEHTIAMMFALSRNIPQANASLKGGKWERSKFMGVEVLGKTLGVIGMGRIGGEVTRRARCMGMEVLAQDPFTTPERARDLGAKLTTREEIYQKADYITVHTPLIPETRHMVSTPQFDMMKKGVRIINCARGGIIDEAALLEAIKSGKVAGAALDVFEKEPPVGSPLLEQPNVIVTPHLGASTKEAQISVAVIIAEQVLNAFKGLPVTTALNIPIMKPETMEKIKPFLPLAENLGKFTAQMVDGHIKEIDVVYSGDIAGKDVSLVTLAVVKGLLDVKKGELVNYVNAKAIAKDNGINVVESKSGQAGDYTNLITVTVKSDGMQRKVQGTIFGNNDARIVGIDDYRIEAIPAGYMIVTMHKDRPGVIGNVGTILGKNDINIAGMTVGREAVRGEAIMILNVDDAVPQPVLKEMIEKAGLYDARYVKL